The following are encoded in a window of Microcaecilia unicolor chromosome 14, aMicUni1.1, whole genome shotgun sequence genomic DNA:
- the LOC115457107 gene encoding olfactory receptor 146-like has protein sequence MTSVQLTQNEKFKTQSSLFTHAAGSKTSKYMIYCASQNPMEEANFTTVTEFIILGFSEFPELQIPLFFLFLLIYLLCLMGNLTIIVVVCLDSHLHTPMYFFLSNLPFLDISSTSVTLPKLLDIFLRKNHNISLSGCFTQMYFFLSLSTVEFFILSVMAYDRYVAVCQPLSYHLVMNQKVCILMSKVTWILGFLLPAFYLIFIPHLSFCHSNEINHFFCDISALLKISCSNNSTVQCVIYILAAIIGFPSFTSTLTSYVYIISNILRIRSTEGRRKAFSTCSSHLTVVILFYLTLMALYLRPPSMQSMDINKVIIFLHNSLIPMFNPLIYSLRNKDVKHAVRKLFYQKLCI, from the coding sequence ATGACGTCTGTACAGTTAACCCAAAATGAGAAATTCAAAACCCAGTCAAGCCTCTTCACTCACGCAGCTGGATCGAAGACTAGTAAATACATGATTTACTGTGCATCACAGAATCCAATGGAAGAGGCAAATTTTACCACAGTGACAGAATTTATCATTTTGGGATTTTCTGAATTTCCAGAGCTGCAGATTCCTCTCTtctttctatttttattgatttacctGCTCTGTCTGATGGGAAACCTCACTATTATCGTCGTCGTGTGCCTGGACTCTCACCTGCACACCCCAATGTACTTTTTCCTCAGTAACTTACCCTTTCTTGACATCTCTTCCACTTCAGTTACTCTCCCCAAGCTCCTCGATATCTTTCTGAGAAAGAATCATAACATATCTCTGAGTGGCTGTTTTACACAAATGTATTTCTTTCTATCTCTGTCCACTGTGGAATTTTTTATTCTATCAGTCATGGCTTACGACCGCTACGTTGCTGTATGCCAACCCCTCTCTTACCATTTGGTTATGAATCAGAAAGTTTGCATCCTGATGAGCAAAGTAACATGGATCTTAGGGTTTCTGTTACCTGCattttatcttatttttattCCTCATTTGTCCTTTTGTCACTCCAATGAAATTAATCATTTTTTCTGTGATATCTCAGCACTTCTCAAGATTTCTTGCAGTAACAACTCAACTGTTCAATGTGTAATTTATATTTTGGCAGCGATTATAGGGTTCCCCTCCTTTACCTCAACCCTCACATCTTACGTCTACATCATCTCCAACATCTTGAGGATCCGTTCCACGGAGGGGAGACGGaaagccttctccacctgctcctcccacctCACGGTTGTAATTCTGTTCTATTTAACTTTGATGGCTTTGTACTTGAGACCACCATCCATGCAATCAATGGATATAAACAAAGTTATTATTTTTTTGCATAACAGTTTAATTCCGATGTTTAACCCCCTGATTTATAGCCTGAGAAACAAAGATGTAAAACATGCAGTCAGAAAACTCTTCTACCAAAAACTGTGTATCTAA
- the LOC115457106 gene encoding olfactory receptor 151-like, giving the protein MEKENFSTVTEFIILGFPEFPELQIPLFCLFLSIYLMILLGNLTIITVTCMDSRLHTPMYFFLSNLSFFDISYTSVTIPKLLDVLLRKNGRIPFSGCFAQMYIFLSLACMEFVILSVMAYDRYVAVCQPLCYHLIMNQKVCIMMIAGTWIIGLSVPVTYLILFSQCLFCGSNEINHVFCDFSALLKLSCTSTSTIQGIVYIVGVFVGMPCFFSTLTSYVYIISNILRIRSTEGRRKAFSTCSSHLTVVILFYFTLLWLYMRPPSMQSLDENKVITLLHNTLIPMFNPLIYSLKNKDVKNALRKCVYRKLCVC; this is encoded by the coding sequence ATGGAAAAGGAGAATTTTAGCACAGTGACAGAATTTATCATCTTGGGGTTTCCTGAATTTCCAGAGCTGCAGATTCCTCTCTTCTGTCTGTTTTTATCAATTTACCTGATGATCCtgctggggaacctcactattaTCACTGTTACTTGCATGGACTCTCGCCTACACACCCCTATGTACTTTTTCCTCAGTAACTTATCCTTCTTTGATATCTCTTATACCTCGGTCACTATTCCCAAGCTGTTGGATGTCCTTCTAAGAAAGAATGGCCGTATTCCTTTCAGTGGGTGTTTTGCACAAATGTATATCTTTCTGTCTCTAGCCTGCATGGAATTTGTAATTCTTTCAGTTATGGCCTATGACCGCTACGTTGCAGTATGTCAACCCCTGTGTTACCATTTGATTATGAATCAGAAAGTCTGTATCATGATGATCGCGGGGACATGGATCATTGGGCTTTCGGTACCTGTGACTTATCTTATTCTTTTTTCTCAATGTTTGTTTTGTGGCTCCAATGAGATTAACCATGTCTTCTGCGATTTTTCAGCATTGCTGAAGCTTTCTTGCACCAGCACCTCAACTATTCAAGGGATAGTTTATATTGTGGGTGTTTTTGTAGGGATGCCTTGCTTTTTCTCAACCCTGACATCTTACGTCTACATCATCTCCAACATCCTGAGGATCCGTTCCACGGAGGGGAGACGtaaagccttctccacctgctctTCCCACCTCACGGTTGTAATTCTGTTCTATTTTACTTTGCTCTGGTTGTACATGAGACCACCGTCCATGCAATCATTGGATGAAAACAAAGTTATTACGTTATTGCATAATACTTTAATTCCAATGTTTAACCCTCTAATTTATAGCCTGAAAAACAAAGATGTAAAAAACGCCCTCAGAAAATGTGTCTACCGGAAGCTGTGCGTTtgctaa